The Actinomycetes bacterium genome contains a region encoding:
- a CDS encoding TIGR03560 family F420-dependent LLM class oxidoreductase, producing MRVCLMIEGQEGVTWDDWLALAGACERYGFEALFRSDHYLSVQGRPERDALDAWATIAALAARTERLRLGTLVSPVTFRHPSVLAKLVVTADHVSGGRVELGLGTGWSEPEHRAFGFPLPGVAERVDLLAEQLEVVHGIWTGPFDHQGARYRLSGVDARPRPVQRPHPPLLVGGEGGRRSLALAARWADEYNTIRATVEDCRARHERLRAAFEAAGRDPASARLSLMTTCIVGADRAEVAERARQAAERVGQTDLAGYVAKVDREGVIGTVDEAVARLTELEAAGVGRVMLRHLVHDDLDMVALLGREVLPNVGQGSAPRPSTPGREEAGNTRAVGP from the coding sequence ATGCGGGTCTGCCTGATGATCGAAGGGCAGGAGGGCGTCACCTGGGACGACTGGCTCGCCCTGGCCGGGGCGTGCGAGCGGTACGGGTTCGAGGCGCTGTTCCGCTCCGACCACTACCTGTCGGTGCAGGGCCGGCCGGAGCGGGACGCGCTCGACGCCTGGGCGACCATCGCGGCCCTGGCCGCGCGGACCGAGCGCCTGCGGCTCGGCACCCTGGTGTCGCCGGTCACCTTCCGCCACCCCTCGGTGCTCGCCAAGCTGGTGGTCACCGCCGACCACGTCTCCGGCGGCCGGGTCGAGCTGGGGCTCGGCACCGGCTGGAGCGAGCCGGAGCACCGGGCGTTCGGCTTTCCGCTGCCGGGCGTGGCCGAGCGCGTGGACCTGCTCGCCGAGCAGCTCGAGGTCGTGCACGGAATCTGGACCGGGCCGTTCGACCACCAGGGCGCCCGCTACCGCCTGTCGGGCGTGGACGCCCGCCCCCGGCCGGTCCAGCGGCCCCACCCGCCGCTGCTGGTCGGCGGTGAGGGCGGGCGGCGCTCGCTCGCGCTCGCGGCCCGCTGGGCCGACGAGTACAACACGATCAGGGCCACGGTGGAGGACTGCCGGGCCCGGCACGAGCGGCTCCGGGCGGCGTTCGAAGCGGCCGGGCGCGACCCGGCGTCGGCCCGGCTGTCGCTGATGACGACCTGCATCGTCGGGGCCGACCGGGCCGAGGTGGCCGAGCGCGCCCGCCAGGCCGCCGAGCGGGTGGGCCAGACCGACCTGGCCGGCTACGTGGCCAAGGTCGACCGCGAAGGGGTGATCGGCACGGTGGACGAGGCCGTCGCCCGCCTCACCGAGCTGGAGGCGGCCGGCGTCGGCCGGGTCATGCTCCGCCACCTCGTCCACGACGACCTCGACATGGTCGCCCTGCTCGGCCGGGAGGTGCTCCCGAACGTCGGTCAAGGGTCGGCGCCGCGTCCCAGCACGCCGGGCCGCGAGGAAGCCGGGAACACGCGCGCCGTGGGTCCTTGA
- a CDS encoding globin — MSQQPGGTQAVSFYAAVGGEATFRRLVAHFYQGVAADPVLRALYPGEDLADAEERLRLFLIQYWGGPATYSERRGHPALRMRHAPFAIGPAERDAWLRHMTAAVDTLALPPHLDAPLREYLTMAAQALTNRPG, encoded by the coding sequence ATGAGCCAGCAACCAGGCGGCACCCAGGCGGTGAGCTTCTACGCGGCGGTCGGTGGCGAGGCGACCTTCCGGCGTCTGGTCGCCCACTTCTACCAGGGCGTAGCCGCCGACCCGGTGCTTCGGGCCCTGTACCCCGGGGAGGACCTGGCCGACGCCGAGGAGCGGCTCCGCCTGTTCCTGATCCAGTACTGGGGCGGGCCCGCGACCTACAGCGAGCGCCGCGGCCACCCCGCGCTGCGCATGCGGCACGCCCCGTTCGCGATCGGCCCGGCCGAGCGCGACGCCTGGCTGCGGCACATGACCGCGGCGGTCGACACGCTCGCGCTCCCTCCGCACCTCGACGCCCCGCTGCGCGAGTACCTCACGATGGCCGCCCAGGCCCTCACCAACCGTCCGGGCTGA